From a single Mobula birostris isolate sMobBir1 chromosome 13, sMobBir1.hap1, whole genome shotgun sequence genomic region:
- the LOC140207052 gene encoding uncharacterized protein has translation MAHQQVHTGERPFICSDCGKGFTKSSHLLSHQSVHNAVRDFTCSVCGKRFTQSSNLQRHHRVHTGEKPFTCSDCGKEFTRSSNLQSHQRVHTGEKLFTCSDCGKGFTQASHLLRHQSVHKGERPFTCSDCGKTFTQLSNLQSHQRVHTGEKPFTCSDCGKGFTQSSTLLAHQSVHTGEWRFTCSECGKGFTQSSELLAHQSVHTGEWPFTCSDCGKGFIRSSDLRAHQRVHTGERPFTCSDCGKTFTHASNLQRHQRVHTGERLFTCSVCGKRFSRSSNLQRHLRVHTGERLFTCSVCGKRFSRSSNLQRHQRVHTGERPITLGRDSLSHLS, from the coding sequence atggctcaccagcaagttcacactggggaaaggccattcatctgctcagactgtgggaagggattcactaaatcatctcacctactgagtcaccagtcagttcacaatgcAGTGAGGgatttcacctgctcagtctgtgggaagagattcactcagtcatccaacctacagagacaccatcgagttcacactggggagaagccgttcacctgctcagactgtggaaaggaattcactcgatcatctaacctacagagtcaccagcgagttcacactggggagaagctgttcacctgctcagactgtgggaaaggattcacacaGGCATCTCACCTActaagacaccagtcagttcacaaaggggagaggccgttcacctgttcagactgtgggaagacattcactcagttatccaacctacagagtcaccaacgagttcacactggggagaagccattcacctgctcagactgtggaaagggattcactcagtcatccaccctattggcacaccagtcagttcacactggggagtggaggttcacctgctcagaatgtgggaaaggattcactcagtcatctgagctactggcacaccagtcagttcacaccggggagtggccattcacctgctcagactgtgggaaaggctTCATTCGGTCATCTGATCTGcgggcacatcagcgagttcacaccggggagaggccgttcacctgctcagactgtgggaagacattcactcaTGCATCCAACCTAcaaagacaccagcgagttcacactggggagaggctgttcacttgctcagtctgtgggaagagattctctcggtcatccaacctacaaagacacctgcgagttcacactggggagaggctgttcacttgctcagtctgtgggaagagattctctcggtcatccaacctacaaagacaccagcgagttcacactggagagaggccgatcactttgggaagagattctctcagtcaTCTCAGCTGA